From a single Microbacterium terrisoli genomic region:
- a CDS encoding response regulator transcription factor: protein MIPAVCSVAIIDDQPLIRAGLRMVVESQPDLRVAGEGGDGAEAVALARAHHPDVLLMDVRMPGVDGIRAIPGILAASSATRVIMLTTFDLDEYVYAALRAGASAFLLKDAGPEQILAAVRGVAAGDVLLAPQLTRRLVEQYVARAPRPSSADGPLAALTDREHDVLAALAQGLSNAEIGARLHVSEGTVKTHVSRVLAKLGLRDRVQAVIAAYELGLVVPGESGRA, encoded by the coding sequence ATGATCCCCGCTGTCTGTTCCGTGGCGATCATCGATGACCAGCCGCTCATCCGTGCCGGCCTGCGCATGGTCGTCGAGTCCCAGCCCGACCTGCGCGTCGCCGGTGAGGGCGGAGACGGTGCCGAAGCTGTCGCCCTGGCCCGCGCCCATCACCCGGATGTGCTGCTGATGGATGTGCGGATGCCGGGCGTGGACGGCATCCGTGCGATCCCCGGCATCCTCGCCGCGAGCAGCGCGACCCGCGTGATCATGCTGACCACGTTCGATCTGGACGAATATGTGTATGCCGCGCTGCGAGCGGGGGCCAGTGCGTTCCTGTTGAAGGATGCCGGGCCCGAGCAGATCCTCGCCGCCGTCCGCGGCGTCGCCGCAGGCGACGTGCTGCTGGCCCCACAGCTGACCCGGCGCCTCGTGGAACAGTATGTGGCGCGTGCGCCGAGACCATCGTCGGCCGACGGGCCGCTCGCGGCGCTGACCGATCGGGAGCACGATGTGCTCGCCGCACTCGCGCAGGGCCTGAGCAATGCCGAGATCGGCGCGCGACTGCACGTGTCCGAGGGCACGGTCAAGACGCATGTGAGCCGGGTCCTGGCCAAGCTCGGGTTGCGTGACCGGGTGCAGGCGGTGATCGCGGCGTACGAACTCGGACTGGTCGTTCCCGGAGAGTCAGGGCGCGCGTGA
- a CDS encoding DUF1990 family protein, whose protein sequence is MRRGTFRDETVDYAAVGATQAPDLMQYPPERSTPAHESWRLGSGEARFQTASEALLSWRAQRDGGLAVTDVRPAAGPMYSGVSFDDEGHPVAPSRLEADQRFDADGTPWVGSGTTIHVRGRVAGMKADGEFRVIFAIEEPRRVGFALGTVGGAVVTGEESFMIDWYDNDEVWFTVRAFDAPRAFLYKVYPPFVRRRRRALFQRYLRAISPLYSTPA, encoded by the coding sequence ATGCGCCGAGGGACCTTCCGTGACGAGACGGTGGACTACGCCGCGGTCGGGGCGACGCAAGCGCCCGACCTGATGCAGTATCCGCCCGAGCGCAGCACGCCTGCACACGAGTCGTGGCGTCTCGGCAGCGGCGAGGCGCGCTTTCAGACGGCGTCCGAAGCGCTGCTGTCCTGGCGCGCGCAGCGCGACGGGGGCCTTGCCGTGACCGACGTGCGTCCGGCCGCGGGCCCGATGTACTCCGGCGTGAGCTTCGACGACGAAGGGCACCCGGTGGCACCGAGCAGGCTCGAAGCCGACCAGCGGTTCGACGCCGACGGCACTCCTTGGGTGGGGTCGGGAACCACCATCCACGTGCGCGGACGCGTGGCCGGCATGAAGGCCGACGGCGAGTTCCGCGTCATCTTCGCGATCGAAGAGCCTCGTCGCGTCGGTTTCGCTCTCGGCACCGTGGGCGGCGCGGTGGTCACCGGCGAAGAGTCGTTCATGATCGACTGGTACGACAACGACGAGGTGTGGTTCACGGTGCGGGCGTTCGATGCGCCGCGCGCGTTCCTGTACAAGGTGTATCCGCCGTTCGTCAGGCGCCGCCGCCGCGCGCTTTTCCAGAGGTACCTGCGGGCGATCTCGCCGTTGTACTCGACGCCGGCCTGA
- a CDS encoding IclR family transcriptional regulator, with protein sequence MPAARPQVPAADQVLRILTFLAHRAGPVAASTIVQRLDLPRSTVYHLLRTLEGNGFVVHIADSRRWSLGTAAFELAGGYARQVPLARLGRPLVAGLTDRLGESGHLAVMSGRDVVYIVEERAPRRPALVTDVGVRLPAHLTASGRAMLAVLPRTQVRALYPDAASFAGLTGLGPQRPGELRELLRLTRAEGYAREDGDVTEGMRSVGVAVLDAAGWPVAGMAVTWPSESSHDVSDVIGPLRATARELERRLGYVSSSNDSRAP encoded by the coding sequence ATGCCCGCCGCCCGCCCGCAGGTCCCCGCCGCCGACCAGGTGCTGCGCATCCTGACCTTCCTGGCCCACCGGGCCGGCCCGGTCGCGGCATCCACCATCGTGCAGCGGCTCGACCTGCCGCGCTCGACGGTGTACCACCTGCTGCGCACGCTCGAGGGCAACGGGTTCGTGGTGCACATCGCCGACTCGCGGCGCTGGTCGCTGGGCACGGCCGCGTTCGAACTCGCCGGCGGGTACGCGCGCCAGGTGCCGCTGGCGCGGCTAGGTCGCCCGCTGGTGGCAGGTCTCACCGACCGACTCGGCGAGTCGGGCCACCTTGCGGTCATGTCGGGGCGCGACGTCGTGTACATCGTCGAAGAGCGCGCGCCGCGCAGACCCGCGCTCGTGACCGACGTGGGCGTGAGGCTGCCCGCTCACCTCACCGCCAGCGGACGGGCGATGCTCGCCGTGCTGCCGCGGACGCAGGTGCGCGCACTGTACCCGGATGCCGCCTCGTTCGCGGGTCTGACCGGACTGGGTCCGCAACGCCCCGGCGAGTTGCGCGAACTGCTGCGCCTGACCCGAGCCGAGGGCTATGCGCGCGAGGACGGCGACGTCACCGAGGGCATGCGCTCGGTCGGGGTCGCGGTGCTCGACGCCGCCGGCTGGCCGGTGGCCGGGATGGCGGTCACCTGGCCGAGCGAGAGCAGCCACGACGTGTCCGACGTCATCGGGCCGTTGCGAGCGACGGCCCGCGAGCTCGAGCGGCGCCTCGGCTACGTTTCGTCGTCGAACGACTCACGCGCGCCCTGA
- a CDS encoding alkaline phosphatase family protein, translated as MTLSLPADPPRARSLTDVVPHLLAALDGASEWFAPARSAIVFVVDGLGAQNLSARSGHARFLSAARGKRDVARTVFPSTTAAALTSLLTGAPVGEHGIVGYRVRVPGTDVVANQLKGWEQGKIDPLTWQRAQPIMAREAAAGRPCFVVSLPKFAHSGLTEATLRGAQMHTAATVGERVLIAADLAARHPGALVYVYAPDLDAAGHKYGWESEEWTAALEGVDAAARELAASLAPGVGAIVTADHGMVDVPRHRQLLLSDGDGLVDGVRHIAGEPRMLQLYAEEGEAAHVLDAWRSAESGRSWVLSREEAVAGGLFGPVDDAVLPRIGDVLVAARGGVAYYDDRLDDKAPQKMIGQHGSLTDQERQVPLIRLGAFA; from the coding sequence ATGACCCTCAGCCTACCGGCCGACCCACCGCGGGCCCGGAGCCTCACCGATGTGGTGCCGCACCTGCTGGCTGCATTGGACGGCGCATCGGAGTGGTTCGCCCCCGCGCGCAGCGCGATCGTGTTCGTCGTCGACGGGCTGGGCGCCCAGAATCTCTCCGCCCGCTCGGGCCACGCACGGTTCCTGAGCGCCGCGCGCGGCAAGCGCGACGTCGCGCGCACGGTGTTCCCCTCCACGACGGCCGCGGCACTGACCAGCTTGCTCACCGGTGCGCCGGTGGGCGAACACGGCATCGTCGGGTATCGCGTGCGGGTGCCCGGCACCGATGTGGTCGCCAACCAGCTCAAGGGCTGGGAGCAGGGCAAGATCGATCCGCTCACGTGGCAGCGCGCCCAGCCGATCATGGCTCGTGAGGCCGCTGCCGGCCGCCCCTGCTTCGTGGTGTCGCTGCCGAAGTTCGCGCACTCCGGCTTGACCGAGGCGACTCTGCGCGGCGCGCAGATGCACACGGCCGCGACGGTGGGCGAGCGCGTTCTCATCGCCGCAGACCTCGCGGCGCGGCATCCTGGAGCCCTGGTGTACGTGTACGCGCCCGATCTCGATGCGGCGGGGCACAAGTACGGCTGGGAGTCCGAGGAGTGGACGGCGGCACTGGAGGGGGTGGATGCCGCGGCCCGCGAGCTTGCCGCCTCACTCGCTCCGGGGGTCGGGGCGATCGTGACGGCCGACCACGGCATGGTGGACGTGCCCCGGCACCGCCAGCTGCTGCTGAGCGACGGCGACGGCCTCGTCGACGGTGTGCGCCACATCGCCGGCGAGCCGCGCATGCTCCAGCTGTACGCCGAGGAGGGTGAGGCCGCGCACGTGCTGGACGCATGGCGTTCGGCCGAGTCGGGGCGTTCGTGGGTGCTCTCGCGTGAAGAAGCCGTCGCCGGAGGGCTGTTCGGCCCTGTGGACGATGCGGTCCTCCCGCGCATCGGCGATGTGCTGGTGGCCGCGCGCGGCGGCGTGGCTTACTACGACGATCGGCTCGACGACAAGGCTCCGCAGAAAATGATCGGTCAGCACGGGTCGTTGACCGACCAGGAGCGCCAGGTACCCCTCATCCGGCTCGGTGCCTTCGCCTGA
- the sepH gene encoding septation protein SepH: protein MEQLRVIGSEDEALVLATESGQRFTLAVDAVLRAELKRSHRADDAANRGPRPSPRDIQARVRAGLSSEDVAEALQITVDDVERYAAPVLAEREHMVGQALSVPVLVAGDLDGSPTFGDAVRAKLHDAGAVGERWTSWKEPGGWMLKLEFTASDVAHDARWGFDPRRSTLSPKNADATQLSRQGPLPDGLIPRLRALDTPAPEETPLDLDDGIEFGPRRLLAAAHDAATAPASTTPTSAAVQRAAIKRAPEQSQTSSETADLLEALRRRRGQRSPLPTEQDELTAPVSSPVALFDALEPEPGPEDADAPEHAATQDRRAAAPTDGKRKGRPSMPSWDEIVFGARSDDS, encoded by the coding sequence ATGGAACAGCTCAGAGTCATCGGATCGGAAGACGAAGCCCTCGTCCTGGCGACCGAATCCGGGCAGCGCTTCACCCTGGCCGTCGATGCTGTGCTGCGCGCGGAGTTGAAGCGCTCGCACCGTGCCGACGACGCCGCAAACCGGGGTCCCCGGCCGAGCCCGCGCGACATCCAGGCCCGCGTGCGAGCGGGCCTGTCGTCCGAAGATGTCGCCGAGGCCCTGCAGATCACCGTCGACGACGTCGAGCGCTACGCGGCGCCCGTACTTGCAGAACGCGAGCACATGGTCGGCCAGGCGCTGTCGGTCCCGGTGCTCGTGGCCGGCGACCTCGACGGATCGCCGACGTTCGGCGACGCCGTCCGCGCGAAGCTGCACGATGCCGGTGCCGTCGGCGAGCGGTGGACCAGCTGGAAAGAGCCCGGTGGATGGATGCTCAAGCTCGAGTTCACGGCATCCGACGTCGCGCACGACGCGCGGTGGGGGTTCGACCCTCGCCGCAGCACACTGTCGCCGAAGAACGCCGACGCGACCCAGCTGTCCCGCCAGGGGCCGCTGCCGGACGGTCTGATCCCGCGCCTGCGCGCGCTGGACACACCAGCACCCGAAGAGACACCCCTCGACCTCGACGACGGCATCGAGTTCGGTCCGCGGCGCCTGCTGGCCGCCGCCCACGACGCTGCGACCGCACCGGCCTCGACGACGCCGACCTCCGCTGCGGTGCAGAGGGCGGCGATCAAGCGCGCTCCCGAGCAGTCGCAGACCTCCAGCGAGACGGCGGACCTGCTCGAGGCGCTGCGCCGACGTCGTGGCCAGCGCAGCCCGCTGCCCACCGAGCAGGATGAGCTCACGGCACCCGTGTCTTCGCCGGTCGCGCTCTTCGATGCACTCGAGCCCGAGCCCGGACCCGAGGACGCCGATGCGCCCGAGCACGCCGCGACGCAGGACCGACGCGCGGCCGCCCCGACGGACGGCAAGCGCAAGGGCCGGCCCTCGATGCCGTCCTGGGACGAGATCGTCTTCGGCGCGCGCAGCGACGACAGCTGA
- a CDS encoding sensor histidine kinase produces MDGDHRRWWARHWETVVYDLTPPVVLLALGLLDVYTGIFSVAVGYAPPVTAVVPGALACVALVFRRRYPLIVLLTILALVFVPPLLNPTSLTYWDEFAVWLGALYSCARHRPLRWALVGLALSAVAMVALPWEFAELRDPGAIGTNAFLVVAAFLLGRLTRSWAAYRRRVERASAERAVAEERARLRERTRIARDLHDVISHTITVIVVQAGGARLAGARDPDVALDALQRIERLGQDSLAELRSLLAVLGDESADAAPTAPPPLLADVPAMCEQMRSLGLPVQLHLDESVEQISDGVQLVGYRVVQEGLTNVLKHAGAVETDVSIRRGPEGMLHIEVDSAPAGAPASASPSVPSGGRGLSGMRERVAAMGGTLAAASRPDGGFVISASLPVAPVGERTT; encoded by the coding sequence ATGGACGGGGATCACCGCCGGTGGTGGGCGCGGCACTGGGAAACGGTCGTGTACGACCTCACGCCGCCGGTGGTCCTGTTGGCGCTGGGGCTGCTGGACGTGTACACCGGGATCTTCTCCGTGGCGGTGGGCTACGCACCGCCGGTGACGGCGGTCGTACCGGGTGCGCTGGCCTGTGTCGCCCTGGTATTCCGGCGCCGTTACCCGCTGATCGTCCTGTTGACGATCCTGGCGCTGGTGTTCGTGCCGCCGCTGCTGAATCCGACGTCGCTGACCTACTGGGACGAGTTCGCGGTGTGGCTTGGCGCGCTGTACTCGTGCGCACGGCATCGCCCGCTGCGATGGGCGCTGGTCGGGCTGGCGCTGAGCGCTGTCGCGATGGTCGCGCTGCCGTGGGAGTTCGCGGAACTGCGAGACCCCGGAGCGATCGGCACCAACGCGTTCCTCGTCGTCGCGGCGTTCCTGCTCGGCCGGCTGACGCGCAGCTGGGCGGCCTATCGCCGTCGCGTGGAACGGGCCAGCGCCGAGCGGGCGGTCGCAGAAGAGCGGGCCCGTCTGCGCGAACGCACGCGCATCGCACGTGACTTGCACGATGTGATCTCACACACGATCACCGTGATCGTGGTGCAGGCCGGCGGTGCTCGACTCGCGGGCGCGCGCGACCCGGATGTCGCACTGGACGCCCTGCAGCGCATCGAACGGCTGGGCCAGGACTCGCTGGCCGAACTGCGCTCGCTCCTGGCGGTGCTCGGCGATGAGAGCGCGGATGCCGCACCCACGGCACCGCCGCCGCTTCTGGCGGACGTGCCGGCGATGTGCGAGCAGATGCGCTCGCTCGGCCTTCCGGTGCAACTGCACCTGGACGAGTCGGTCGAGCAGATCTCCGACGGTGTTCAGCTGGTCGGGTACCGGGTCGTGCAGGAGGGGTTGACGAACGTCCTCAAACACGCCGGAGCGGTCGAGACCGACGTGTCGATCCGGCGCGGTCCGGAGGGGATGCTGCACATCGAGGTGGACAGTGCCCCCGCCGGCGCACCCGCTTCGGCGTCGCCCTCTGTTCCCAGCGGCGGCCGGGGCCTGTCCGGCATGCGGGAACGGGTCGCGGCGATGGGAGGCACCCTCGCGGCGGCCTCCCGGCCTGACGGCGGGTTCGTGATCAGCGCGAGCCTGCCGGTCGCGCCGGTGGGGGAGCGCACGACATGA
- a CDS encoding DNA gyrase/topoisomerase IV subunit A, translating to MPAKPPTASTPTEERIEDVDVSTEMQGSYLEYAYSVIYSRALPDARDGLKPVQRRILYQMAEMGLRPDRGHVKSARVVGEVMGKLHPHGDSAIYDALVRLAQPFTLRVPLVDGHGNFGSLDDGPAASRYTEARLAPPALALTESLDEDVVDFVPNYDGQFQQPEVLPAAFPNLLVNGASGIAVGMATNMAPHNLIEVSAAAAHLLEHPDATLAELMEFVPGPDLPGGGIITGVEGIKEAYETGRGAFRTRAKVSIEPVGPRKTGLIVTELPYLVGPERVIEKIKDAVTAKKLTGVSDVADLTDRKHGLRLVITVKTGFDPAAVLEHLYRLTPLEDSFSINNVALVDGQPQTLGLRELLRVYLDHRIKVVTRRSEYRLARRRERLHLVEGLLIAILDIDEVIQVIRGSDDADQARTRLRDVFDLSEPQAEYILELRLRRLTKFSRVELETERDQLNAQIAELVELLGSEVLLRQQVARELDAAAEAYGTPRRTLLLDGAPAKARSSRQTPVLEIADTACRVFLSATGRMVRADTADGPVLAPSRRSKHDAIRSVVDTTVRGDLGAVTSAGRLVRFSPVDLPAVPGNSVQLGAGTRVDQYLALAKGEHVVAIVPLAETPPIALGTAHGVVKRVAASEISNKTEVEIVSLKPGDRVIGAVPAPDDVELVFVATDTQLLRFSASAVRPQGRSAGGMAGIRLGADAEALFFGAVPADAEDAVVVTVAGSTQALAGADTGSGKVSDFAEFPAKGRGTGGVRAQRLLKGEDVLTLAWVGTQPRAVGPDGAVRALPEGGARRDGSGTPLDAVIGAVGTAIV from the coding sequence ATGCCTGCCAAGCCCCCCACTGCCTCGACCCCGACCGAGGAGCGCATCGAAGACGTCGACGTGTCGACCGAGATGCAGGGCTCTTATCTCGAATATGCGTACTCGGTGATCTACTCCCGGGCGCTGCCCGATGCCCGCGATGGCTTGAAGCCCGTGCAGCGGCGCATCCTGTACCAGATGGCCGAGATGGGGCTGCGCCCCGACCGCGGGCACGTGAAGAGCGCGCGCGTCGTCGGCGAGGTGATGGGCAAGCTCCACCCGCACGGCGACAGCGCGATCTACGACGCCCTCGTGCGCCTCGCCCAGCCGTTCACGCTGCGCGTGCCGCTCGTGGACGGGCACGGAAACTTCGGCTCGCTCGATGACGGACCGGCCGCCTCTCGATACACCGAAGCGCGCCTCGCTCCCCCCGCCCTGGCCCTGACGGAGAGCCTCGACGAAGACGTCGTGGACTTCGTGCCCAACTACGACGGCCAGTTCCAGCAGCCTGAGGTGCTGCCGGCGGCCTTCCCGAATCTTCTCGTGAACGGCGCCTCCGGCATTGCGGTGGGCATGGCCACCAATATGGCCCCGCACAACCTCATCGAGGTCAGCGCCGCTGCCGCGCATCTGCTCGAGCACCCGGATGCGACCCTGGCCGAGCTGATGGAGTTCGTGCCGGGGCCCGACCTGCCCGGCGGCGGCATCATCACCGGCGTGGAGGGCATCAAAGAGGCCTACGAGACGGGCCGCGGCGCGTTCCGCACCCGCGCGAAGGTCTCGATCGAGCCGGTCGGGCCGCGCAAGACGGGTCTGATCGTGACGGAACTGCCCTACCTGGTGGGTCCGGAGCGTGTGATCGAGAAGATCAAGGACGCCGTCACCGCCAAGAAGCTGACCGGCGTGTCGGACGTCGCCGATCTCACCGACCGCAAGCACGGGCTGCGGCTGGTGATCACCGTGAAGACGGGCTTCGATCCGGCAGCCGTGCTCGAGCACCTGTACCGGCTGACCCCCCTCGAGGACTCGTTCTCGATCAACAACGTGGCCCTCGTCGACGGCCAGCCGCAGACGCTCGGCCTGCGCGAGCTGCTGCGCGTCTACCTCGATCACCGGATCAAGGTCGTCACCCGGCGCAGCGAGTATCGGCTGGCGCGCAGGCGTGAGCGACTGCACCTCGTCGAGGGGCTGCTGATCGCCATCCTCGACATCGACGAGGTCATCCAGGTGATCCGCGGGTCCGATGACGCGGATCAGGCGCGCACGCGTCTGCGCGACGTCTTCGACCTGTCGGAGCCGCAGGCCGAGTACATCCTCGAGCTGCGCCTGCGGCGTCTGACGAAGTTCTCCCGTGTCGAGCTCGAGACCGAGCGCGACCAGTTGAACGCCCAGATCGCCGAGCTCGTCGAGCTGCTGGGCAGCGAGGTGCTGCTGCGTCAGCAGGTGGCGCGGGAGCTGGATGCCGCCGCTGAGGCGTACGGGACCCCCCGGCGCACGCTGCTGCTGGACGGCGCGCCGGCGAAGGCCCGCTCGTCGCGCCAGACCCCCGTGCTGGAGATCGCCGACACCGCGTGCCGCGTGTTCTTGTCGGCGACCGGCCGCATGGTGCGTGCCGACACCGCCGACGGCCCCGTGCTCGCCCCCTCGCGCCGCTCGAAGCACGACGCGATCCGCAGCGTGGTCGACACCACCGTGCGCGGCGACCTGGGCGCGGTCACCTCGGCCGGGCGCCTCGTGCGCTTCTCGCCGGTGGATCTGCCGGCCGTCCCCGGCAATTCGGTGCAGCTGGGCGCGGGCACCCGCGTCGACCAGTATCTGGCGCTGGCCAAGGGCGAGCACGTCGTGGCGATCGTGCCGCTTGCCGAGACGCCGCCGATCGCGCTGGGCACCGCCCACGGAGTGGTCAAGCGCGTGGCGGCCTCTGAGATCTCGAACAAGACCGAGGTCGAGATCGTCTCGCTCAAGCCCGGCGACCGGGTGATCGGTGCGGTGCCGGCGCCCGACGACGTCGAGCTGGTGTTCGTGGCCACCGACACGCAGTTGCTGCGCTTCAGCGCATCGGCGGTGCGCCCGCAGGGCCGGTCCGCCGGCGGTATGGCCGGCATCCGGCTCGGTGCCGACGCGGAGGCCCTGTTCTTCGGGGCTGTGCCGGCGGACGCCGAGGATGCCGTGGTGGTCACCGTGGCCGGCTCCACCCAGGCGCTGGCCGGCGCGGACACCGGCAGCGGAAAGGTGTCGGACTTCGCGGAGTTCCCCGCCAAGGGCCGCGGCACCGGTGGTGTGCGCGCGCAGCGCCTCTTGAAGGGGGAAGACGTCCTGACCCTCGCCTGGGTGGGCACACAGCCGCGTGCGGTCGGCCCGGACGGCGCCGTGCGCGCCCTGCCGGAGGGCGGCGCCCGCCGCGACGGCTCGGGCACGCCGCTGGACGCCGTCATCGGCGCCGTGGGCACCGCGATCGTCTGA
- the hemW gene encoding radical SAM family heme chaperone HemW has product MGSALPVGDPAPADGALPTDLPVNAATPFSVYLHVPFCRVRCGYCDFNTYTATELHGARQDQYADTLLQEVRLARGVLGDADALRPASTVFFGGGTPTLLPAGDLARMLAGVKDAFGLEPGAEVTVEANPDTVTDAVADMLADAGVTRMSIGMQSSVPHVLAALDRTHDPDNVATAVDAARRAGLDVSVDLIYGAPGESLEDWRASVETALGLDPDHVSAYALIIEDGTKLARQIRRGEVPAPDDDLQADMYELADGLLADAGFAWYELSNWARGAAHRSRHNLAYWRGANWWGFGPGAHSHVSGLRWWNVKHPSAYAQRLALGQSPAAARERPGATARELESVLLRTRLAEGMPIAELPGDRRTAVAGLIADGLVDGAAAVAGRTVLTLKGRLLADAVVRALTD; this is encoded by the coding sequence ATGGGCTCGGCTCTTCCGGTCGGTGACCCCGCACCCGCCGACGGCGCACTCCCGACCGACCTGCCGGTGAATGCGGCGACGCCGTTCAGCGTCTACCTGCACGTCCCGTTCTGCCGCGTGCGCTGCGGATACTGCGACTTCAACACCTACACCGCCACCGAGCTGCACGGAGCCCGGCAGGACCAGTATGCCGATACCCTGCTGCAGGAAGTGCGCCTGGCGCGCGGCGTACTGGGAGACGCCGACGCGCTGCGCCCGGCATCCACCGTCTTCTTCGGCGGGGGGACTCCCACACTGCTGCCGGCCGGTGATCTGGCCCGCATGCTCGCCGGTGTCAAGGACGCGTTCGGGCTGGAGCCCGGTGCCGAAGTCACCGTCGAGGCGAACCCCGACACGGTGACGGATGCTGTGGCCGATATGCTCGCGGACGCGGGCGTGACCCGCATGTCGATCGGGATGCAGTCCTCCGTGCCGCACGTGCTGGCTGCGCTGGATCGCACGCACGACCCCGACAACGTGGCGACGGCGGTGGATGCGGCGCGCCGGGCCGGACTGGATGTCAGCGTCGACCTGATCTATGGGGCGCCGGGGGAGTCGCTGGAGGACTGGCGCGCCTCTGTCGAGACCGCCCTGGGTCTGGATCCCGACCACGTCTCGGCGTACGCGCTGATCATCGAAGACGGCACGAAGCTTGCGCGGCAGATCCGCCGCGGCGAGGTGCCCGCGCCCGACGACGACCTGCAGGCCGACATGTACGAACTGGCCGACGGACTGCTGGCAGACGCGGGATTCGCCTGGTACGAGCTGTCGAACTGGGCGCGCGGTGCCGCGCACCGTTCACGCCACAACCTCGCCTACTGGCGTGGAGCAAACTGGTGGGGATTCGGGCCGGGCGCGCACAGTCATGTCTCCGGCCTGCGCTGGTGGAACGTGAAGCACCCGTCGGCGTATGCGCAGCGCCTCGCTCTGGGCCAGTCGCCGGCCGCAGCGCGCGAACGGCCGGGCGCGACCGCCCGTGAACTCGAATCGGTGCTGCTGCGCACGCGTCTCGCCGAGGGGATGCCGATCGCGGAGCTGCCCGGCGACCGCCGGACGGCCGTCGCGGGCCTGATCGCCGACGGCCTCGTCGACGGCGCCGCAGCCGTGGCAGGGCGCACCGTGCTGACGTTGAAGGGGCGGCTGCTGGCCGACGCCGTAGTGCGTGCGCTCACGGACTGA